The Psychrobacter arenosus region TAATTTTATTACGGTAAAGCCTCAATTGACCTTACTAAATAGAATGTTAAGCAAGAAAATCTCGCTGAGAAAGCTCACTGCGGTAGCGACACTATCAGCGTCAGTAGTCATAGGGCTAAGTGGCTGTGGCGAGGACAGTATGATTAATCCTAGCACGGACATACCTGGTAATAGCGAGACAAAACAGTATGCTAAAGTTACGTTTGTCCCGGCAGGCAGCTATGTACATGGGGGTTTTGACGAGTCTGCTGCGGAAATCATCGCTTATCATCCTGCCAGACAACGCAGTTTCGTCGTCAATGCTCAAAATAAAAAAGTGGATGTGATGACTTTAGGCGATATCTATAAGCCAGCGTTAGTTAAATCTCTGGACGTTGCTGATATTGGCAGTACCGTAAATAGCGTAGCCGTTAAGGGAGATATCGTGGCACTAGCCGTGCAAGCGGATATCAAAACGGATAATGGTCATGTAATCTTGTTTGATGCCAATACTTTAGAGCGCATCAGCAGTATTGAAGTAGGGGCCTTGCCAGATATGGTCGCCTTTAGTCCAGATGGTCAATACCTGCTCACCGCTAATGAGGGCGAACCCGATGACGACTATCGTGTTGATCCTGAAGGCTCAGTCAGTATTATCAATATTATGAACCCTAAACGGCCTATCGTAGCAACCGCGACATTCCAAGCTTTTAACAGCCAAAAGCAAAATCTAATTGACGCTGGCGTGCGTATCTTTGGCCAAAAAGCTGACGGCACGATGAGTACTGTAGCCGAAGACCTTGAGCCCGAATATATCGCCATCTCTGCGGACAGTAAAACTGCTTATGTGAGCTTGCAAGAAAATAATGCTATTGCCGTGGTGGATATTACTAGCGCGACGGTAAAAGATATCAAACCGTTGGGAGCAAAAGACCATTCGCAAGCGAATAATGGCCTAGATGTTAGCAATAAAGATGGCGTTATTAACATTACCACTTGGCCTATCATGGGCATGTATATGCCTGATGCTATCGCCACTTATGCAGTAGGCGACAAAACTTATCTGGTCACTGCCAATGAGGGCGATGCGCGTGAGTGGGGCGACTTTGACGAACAGATCGGCTTTAGCGATGTGCAAGTTGACCCCAGTAAATACACTGCTGCGGCTTGTCACAATTTAGACTGCGCCGATAAAAAAGCCTTAGGAAAGTTGGATTTTTCCTCCGTGATGGGAGATAGCAATGGCGACGGGGTTTATGAGACGCTCTATAGCTTTGGCGCGCGCTCCTTTAGTATCTGGGATACTGCCAATATGGACGCGCCTATTTATGACAGTGGCAGTTTGATGGCTAAGTATATCGCTGAGCACTATCCTGCGAATTTTAATGCCAGTAACGATGATAATGCTATGGACAATCGTAGCGATAATAAGGGCGTTGAGCCAGAAGGGGTAACTATTGGTCAAGTGGGCAATCAGAACATTGCCTTCGTTGGTCTAGAGCGTATCTCAAGCATTATGGCGTTTGATGTCACAGATCCTCAGCAGGTTACTCTACTCGGTGAAATTAATACTCGTAGTTTCGATGATAGTAAGATGGAGGCCGCAAAATCTGGGGTGTCGCCCGCCAATGCTGACGGAGATTTAGGCCCTGAAGGGCTCACTTATGTCCCAGCCAACGATTCGCCATCGGGTAAGCCACTCTTATTGGTCGGCTTTGAAGTGAGTGGTACTTCAAGGATATTTGAGCTAAATTTCTTAGAATAAATTATCAAAAATGCGTCAGAAATAAAAAAAGTCCCCAATCGTAGCTTTAGATTGAGGACTTTGCTATTTAATGACTTTGCTATTTAACAAACAAGCTATTTAACAAACAAGCTATTTAAATCATCTTACTTAATATTAGGATTAATAGCCGCTTTAGCGATAGCGGCAGCAATATCGGCAAGTTTTGCATTAGCCGCCTTTTCACCAGCGGTAATGGTTTCGCTACGCCGTGAAGTATCTACTGAGCTAATATGCGCAACTTTCGGCCGGATGATGACATCGGCGCGATTGACTTCGCCTTGGCTGACCGGCAGACCGCCTTGGCTATATTTGCCTTTAGCAGTGCCGTCTTTTGCAGTATTTTGCATCGCGACGTAGCTCTGCTCCATCATCGACCAGATATTGCGTTGGCCATCTGCCTGGCTAGTGGACGTTGTATCCGTAATATCAACCGCAATCACCACATCAGCACCGAGGGCGCGCGCCGCATCAACCGGCACCAAACTGCTAACGCCACCATCCACGTATTTTTTACCGACTTGCTCGGGAATACGCGGGGCAATAAACACATTAGGCACGCTGCATGAGGCTTGGACTATCAAACCGGTATTGCCACTGGTAAAGACGGCTTGCTTGCCCGTATGCTTTTCGGTAGCGACTGCGGCAAAACGGATAGGCAGCGCTTCAATAGGACGCTGACCGACTTGGACATTCACAAAGTCTTTAAGCTTTATCCCTTCGATAATGCCTTGATACGCTAGGGTGAAGTCTGTCAACTCATTGTCTGTCGTCGTTAACGCTAGATGCTCCAGGTGATTGGCGGTCATCCCACTGGCGTAAAGGCTGCCGACAAAGCTGCCGACGCTGCTACCGACGATTAAGTCGGGCTTGATACCGCGAGCTTCCAGTGCCTTAATCACACCAACGTGAGCAAAGCCTTTGGCACCGCCACCCCCTAAGACTAGAGCAATAACGGGCTTGGTAGGTTTGAGCGTCTGGATTGGCGCGTCGTATACTGAGGTCGTGGTACACGAAGTCGTTAGCAACAGCAAGCCCGCACTCAAACCCATTTTGGCCACTCGAGTGCCGCGTGCCCAAGTTCCTTGGAGCTTAGAACCCATACTATGGGACAACCCTCTCAACATGATACTCGCCTGTTATTTATCATAAATCTATAGATGGGCTACTTTATCGTAGCTGAAACAGTAGCCGAAATTACTATTAACAATTTTAGCCTACTGAAATGTAGGATGTTAGTAAAATTTGCGTAAGCGTAGCATAACTTACCGTTTATCGGGACAATATATCCGTTAATATTCGGATAAGTAAAAGTTTTTGCTGTTTTACCGAGTATTTAACTTATTTTACGCTCGGTATTATTAATTTAGCGCTGTTTTCTTGTCTCCACCGCCCATTTGCGCCACTATAGAGCTGTGCCTTTTGCGACCAACTTTAACGAGTGTTGAGCCCTTATGACTGCTTCTGTTCAGACTGCTGCTAATTCCGCTACTGCTAATGCGCCCTCTGCCGTCGATTTGCCGGTGAGTGCGCTGGCAGGAGTGGGTGTCAAAGTCGAGGGGCAGTTAGCACAGCTGCATATTGCGCGAATTTTTGATTTGTTATTGCACCTGCCCCGAGACTACGAAGATCGCAGTCGCCTCGTCACCATGCGCGATTTAGAACACGGCCAGTCGGCTCTCGTGGAAGGCGAGGTGGTGCATGTGGATAATAACCGCGGCGGCATGACGGTGATTGTGGAAGACGAGACAGGCCGAGTCTCCCTGCGTTTTTTCAAAGTTTATAGCAGCCTGATTCAAACCATGGCTTTAGGGATGCGCCTGCGTCTGTTTGGCGAGGTCAAGCTAACGCGCTACGGCTTACAGATGGCGCACCCTGAGTATAGTGTCGTTACTAGAGGGGCGGCGGTAGATAATACCGGATTGCAGCCTATCTATCCAGCGGTCAAAGGTCTGCACCAAAATAAACTGCGCACCCTCATTAAGTTGGCATTGCAGTTAGTGCGCCAACAAGGTCTGCCGCTAACTGTATTTAACGCCGGCGATTGGCAGTCGGTCAGTGGGCTCAGAACGGCACCGCTAACGCCGGGCAGTATGCAAGACGCGGACTTAACAGACGCGACCGATATGTTTGCGACATTGGCGAATGCCTTTGCTCGCGACAAACCAACCACGACGCTCTCTGAGCAAGAAAAACAAATTCAAACCGCTATCTATGGGCTGAGTTTATTCGAAGCCTTAACCCTCATCCATACCCCGCCTATTCATACCGATATCGGTCAGCAAACCCAACGTTTACTGCAATTAAAAGAACGCAGTCATCCCGCTTGCCAGCGCCTTATCATTGAAGAGCTCACGGCGCATCAACTTAGTATGCTGTACCGTCGGCAACAATTGCACCAGCATAAAGCTCCGAAATGTGATGCTAGCAGCCCATTAGCGGCCAAGTTATTAGCCAATCTGCCCTTTAGTTTGACCGGCGCTCAGCAGCGGGTAGTCAAAGAAATCACCCATGATATGGCGACCTCGATACCAATGTTGCGATTGGTGCAGGGAGATGTTGGGGCTGGCAAGACCTTAGTGGCGGCATTAGCTGCTTGCTATGCGTTAGATAGCGGCTGGCAAGTCGCCGTTATGGCACCGACGGAAATCTTAGCCGAGCAGCATCTTATTAATTTTAAAAGTTGGTTTGAACCTTTAGAGATAGGGGTGGGCTGGCTCGCAGGCAAGCAAACGGCCAAACAACGGCGAGAAGCCTTAGCGGCGGTCGTCGACAATGAGGTACAAATCGTGGTCGGCACCCATGCTTTATTCCAAGATAAAGTCCAGTTTGCTAAATTGGGTTTGGTCATCATCGATGAGCAGCATCGCTTTGGGGTCGAGCAACGGATGGCGCTGACCAGCAAAGGCGTCTCTGGCAGTACGCCGCATCAGCTGATTATGACCGCTACCCCTATACCGCGTACCTTAGCCATGAGTGCTTATGGCGATATGGACACTTCTATCATCGATGAGTTGCCGCCGGGTCGTACGCCCATTAAAACCGTAACCATAGATAGAAACCGACGCGATGAAGTGATTGCGCGGATCGCCGCCAATTGCGCGCAAGGCAAACAAGCTTACTGGGTCTGCCCTTTGGTGGAGGAGTCGAGCGTATTGGATGCGCAAGCGGCAGAAGCCACCTATGCCGATTTGGCTGAGCGCTTAGATATCCGCATTGGGCTCGTGCATGGCAAGATG contains the following coding sequences:
- a CDS encoding patatin-like phospholipase family protein, whose product is MGSKLQGTWARGTRVAKMGLSAGLLLLTTSCTTTSVYDAPIQTLKPTKPVIALVLGGGGAKGFAHVGVIKALEARGIKPDLIVGSSVGSFVGSLYASGMTANHLEHLALTTTDNELTDFTLAYQGIIEGIKLKDFVNVQVGQRPIEALPIRFAAVATEKHTGKQAVFTSGNTGLIVQASCSVPNVFIAPRIPEQVGKKYVDGGVSSLVPVDAARALGADVVIAVDITDTTSTSQADGQRNIWSMMEQSYVAMQNTAKDGTAKGKYSQGGLPVSQGEVNRADVIIRPKVAHISSVDTSRRSETITAGEKAANAKLADIAAAIAKAAINPNIK
- a CDS encoding choice-of-anchor I family protein → MVSKTPNFITVKPQLTLLNRMLSKKISLRKLTAVATLSASVVIGLSGCGEDSMINPSTDIPGNSETKQYAKVTFVPAGSYVHGGFDESAAEIIAYHPARQRSFVVNAQNKKVDVMTLGDIYKPALVKSLDVADIGSTVNSVAVKGDIVALAVQADIKTDNGHVILFDANTLERISSIEVGALPDMVAFSPDGQYLLTANEGEPDDDYRVDPEGSVSIINIMNPKRPIVATATFQAFNSQKQNLIDAGVRIFGQKADGTMSTVAEDLEPEYIAISADSKTAYVSLQENNAIAVVDITSATVKDIKPLGAKDHSQANNGLDVSNKDGVINITTWPIMGMYMPDAIATYAVGDKTYLVTANEGDAREWGDFDEQIGFSDVQVDPSKYTAAACHNLDCADKKALGKLDFSSVMGDSNGDGVYETLYSFGARSFSIWDTANMDAPIYDSGSLMAKYIAEHYPANFNASNDDNAMDNRSDNKGVEPEGVTIGQVGNQNIAFVGLERISSIMAFDVTDPQQVTLLGEINTRSFDDSKMEAAKSGVSPANADGDLGPEGLTYVPANDSPSGKPLLLVGFEVSGTSRIFELNFLE
- the recG gene encoding ATP-dependent DNA helicase RecG, translated to MTASVQTAANSATANAPSAVDLPVSALAGVGVKVEGQLAQLHIARIFDLLLHLPRDYEDRSRLVTMRDLEHGQSALVEGEVVHVDNNRGGMTVIVEDETGRVSLRFFKVYSSLIQTMALGMRLRLFGEVKLTRYGLQMAHPEYSVVTRGAAVDNTGLQPIYPAVKGLHQNKLRTLIKLALQLVRQQGLPLTVFNAGDWQSVSGLRTAPLTPGSMQDADLTDATDMFATLANAFARDKPTTTLSEQEKQIQTAIYGLSLFEALTLIHTPPIHTDIGQQTQRLLQLKERSHPACQRLIIEELTAHQLSMLYRRQQLHQHKAPKCDASSPLAAKLLANLPFSLTGAQQRVVKEITHDMATSIPMLRLVQGDVGAGKTLVAALAACYALDSGWQVAVMAPTEILAEQHLINFKSWFEPLEIGVGWLAGKQTAKQRREALAAVVDNEVQIVVGTHALFQDKVQFAKLGLVIIDEQHRFGVEQRMALTSKGVSGSTPHQLIMTATPIPRTLAMSAYGDMDTSIIDELPPGRTPIKTVTIDRNRRDEVIARIAANCAQGKQAYWVCPLVEESSVLDAQAAEATYADLAERLDIRIGLVHGKMKGIEKQAVMKSFKEGELDLLVATTVIEVGVDVPNASLMVIENAERLGLSQLHQLRGRVGRGSEKSFCVLLYQTPLSETGTERLNVLRDSSDGFVIAQKDLQLRGPGELLGKRQTGNIGYYVSDLARDENLLMIARTLAERLISDPERKQDVGLLIERWMPEASKYTNV